AACGTCCACGGGCCGACGTAGTCGTTGCTGTACCAGTAGTTGTCCTGGTCGTGGGTGATCGCCTCCTGCACGACGGTCGCCCGGTACGGCGACCAGGCCGGGTAGGTGCCGTAGTTCGACAGCACCGCCATCCGGCCGCACAGGCCGGCGCAGCCCGGCCGGGCGGGGTCGAAGCGGAAGGTGTTCGAGTGGATTTCGACCCGCTGGGTCTTCCACCGGCAGTCGTCGAACAACGGCTCGTCGTCGATGCCCGGCGCCGAGCACCGGGTCCGGTCGGTGACCAGCTTGGTGCAGCTCGCGCTGGACGTGTTCGCCGGGCTGTTGCAGAAGCGGTCGGCGTTCTCCCACAGCGTGATCGCGGACCAGTTGTCCTCGAAGGTGTTGCCGTAGACGTCGAGGACGTCGGTGCGGGCCGGGACGCGCGGTTCGCCGCCGGACTCGGACAGGTACACCGCCGCGGACGGGAAGTTGTCGCCGCGGGACGCGCGCCGGCTGCCGGCCACCACGTTGTTGCGGCGGATGACGTTGTGCCGGATGACGACGTTGTAGCTGATCTCGTAGAAGATCGCTTCGGCGTCGTTGTCCTCGATGAGGTTGTCTTCGATCAGGAAATCGTTGTCGTTGGTGTCGGCCCACAGGCCGGCGCCGTGGTTGTGGTGGATCCAATTGCCACGGACGTCGGCGCCGTTCACGGCCCAGAACTTGATTCCACCGCTGCACCCGCAGCCGGGGTTGCGCGTTTCCCAGTCGTCGACGTTGTTGTCCGAGATTTCGTTGCCCTCGACGACGAGCCCGGTGATCGCATTGTCGGGGCGGTAGGCGTTCATCCCGTACTGCCCGTTGCCGCGCAGGCAGTTCGCCCGCACAACCTGGCGGATCCCCGCCATCAGCGCGGCGCCGCGGTTGTTCTGAATGGTGCTGTTCTCGATCACCCAGTGCTCGCCGGAGTCGTGGTTGACCACGCCCTGGTCCTGCGGGGCGACGAAGTTCTGGATGGTGAGGCCGCGGATGACGACGTCCTTCGCCTGCTGGGTGAACGCGGCCTGGTTGATCCCGCCGCCGTCGAGCACGGCGCCGGGTGCGCCGAGGTAGACGTCGCCGTCCTTGGGGATGACCTGGCCGAACTGGTCCGCGGCCAGGCGGTGGGTGCCCGGTGGCAGCCAGAAGGTGGTCCCGGGTGCCGCGGACCGCGTCTTGACCGACAGGTCGCCCTCGACGCCCGCGTCGACGACCACGGCGCCGGCCGGGGCCTGCGGGTTCAGGGCGGGCTGGTGGTCGCAGACGGCCCCCGTGAGTCCGGCAGCGGCGACGGCGGCGGGCGCGGCGGCCGGGAAAACGGGAATGACGAAGGCGGCCGTGAGCAGGACGACGAGCGCGGAATGGGGGCGCGGCATGCCGTGAACCTACGCGAAATCGATGGGGGGAATACCGCCATCAGTGGAACACTCCGGTCGTTCGGCGGGTGGCCGGTCACGGTTAAAGAATCACGTGACCGGCCACTGGACAAATGCTGGACAATGAAATTCTCCCCTTACCGTGGGATGGCGTCCTCCAGTCGGAGGAAAGCGAAGCCCGTGGTCGCCGAATCGCCCACCGCCGGGCGCCGCTCGCCGTCGTGGACCACCAGCAGGCCGTGCGGGAACCGGCGGCCCAGGTACGCCGTGCTGATCGCCGAACCGTCCGAATGCTCCACCGAGTCCGTGCCGCGGCCCGCGACGATCCGCAGGTCACGTGTGCGGCCGGGGCCGTACACGACGAACCGGGAGTCGCCCTGGCTGGAGGCGAACAGCGTGCCGTGCGCCACCGCCAGGCCTTCGGCGTCCGCGGTGAGCCACTTGCCGCCGAAGCCCGGGTCGGGCCCGTCCGGCACGCACTCCTCGGCGACGTCGTCCCAGCGCTGCGGGACGCCGTACGAGCGCACCCGGTCGACCAGCTCGGGCCGGCCGAAGCCCGACGGCCCGACCGTGATCCGCCAGATCCCGACGTCCTCCTGCGCGGTGTAGAGCGTCCGGCCGTCGAGCACCGAGCCCTCCAGCTGCGGGCCCTCGCCCGGCTCCTCGCACGGCGACCAGGTCACGCCGTCCGGCAGCCCGAACGACGACGGCAGGTCCACGACCCCGAGCGGGGCCGTCCCGACGCCGCCCGGCTTGTCGACCAGCCGCAGCAGCGCCACCCGCGTCTCGTGGCGGCGGGTCACCGCCACCCAGCGGATGCCGGTGACCGGGTCGCGGCCCGCCGCCAGGCCGTACGCCGTGCGCTGTTCGCCCACTCCGGACTCCGGGAACACCCGGGCGGTGGCCGGGTCGGTGACGTCGCGCAGCACCCCCGCGCCCGCCGCCGCGCCGCGCGGGTCGATCCGGTAGACCCGGATGCGGTCCTGGCCGCGGTCGCTCACCACGGCCAGGTCGCCGACGACGTCGACGTTGTTGAACCGGCCGCCCGGCCCGGCCGGGACCCGCTGCAGCGTCCGCGCGTCCAGGTCGAACGCCGCCAGGCCGCCCTGCTTCAGCGTCCCGAGCACGATGCTGCGCGACGGGTCGTGGGGGTGGACCCAGATGGCGGGGTCGTCGGCGTCGGCGGGCTCGGCGAAGGCCTGGGTTTGGAGGACCGGGGAGGGATCGCGGGGCGCGGCGGAGGCGGGGACGGCGGTCAGCAAGGAGACGGCGGCGACGGCCACCGGAAGGAGTCTGCGCACCGGCGCAAAGTAGACGAATCGGGTGGCCGGGACGTGAACGAGCGGTGTGGCGCAGCCCCCGGTCTCCACTTTACGGCGGGGGACCGACAGTTTTCCCGCTGTCGAGCTGCCCGCCGTCGAGTTGTCCACTGTCGAGTTGTCCACTGTCGAGTTTCCGGCCGTCGAGGTAGTACTGCGCCACCGGCGCGAGCAGGGCCACGATCTCCTCGTCGTCCGCCTCGGCCAGCGGGGGCAGCTTGATCACGTACCGCAGCAGCGCGACGCCCATCATCTGCGCCGCGATCCCCGTCACCCGGATCCGCGGCACGTCCAGTGCCTTCGCTACCTCGGCCAGCACCGTGCGCTCGATGAACTGGCGCATCATCAGCGCGACCTGCT
The window above is part of the Amycolatopsis camponoti genome. Proteins encoded here:
- a CDS encoding right-handed parallel beta-helix repeat-containing protein, which produces MPRPHSALVVLLTAAFVIPVFPAAAPAAVAAAGLTGAVCDHQPALNPQAPAGAVVVDAGVEGDLSVKTRSAAPGTTFWLPPGTHRLAADQFGQVIPKDGDVYLGAPGAVLDGGGINQAAFTQQAKDVVIRGLTIQNFVAPQDQGVVNHDSGEHWVIENSTIQNNRGAALMAGIRQVVRANCLRGNGQYGMNAYRPDNAITGLVVEGNEISDNNVDDWETRNPGCGCSGGIKFWAVNGADVRGNWIHHNHGAGLWADTNDNDFLIEDNLIEDNDAEAIFYEISYNVVIRHNVIRRNNVVAGSRRASRGDNFPSAAVYLSESGGEPRVPARTDVLDVYGNTFEDNWSAITLWENADRFCNSPANTSSASCTKLVTDRTRCSAPGIDDEPLFDDCRWKTQRVEIHSNTFRFDPARPGCAGLCGRMAVLSNYGTYPAWSPYRATVVQEAITHDQDNYWYSNDYVGPWTFVAGDSSRTLTPEQWQNDPWNQDDCASFDGVTPNC
- a CDS encoding phytase, giving the protein MAVAAVSLLTAVPASAAPRDPSPVLQTQAFAEPADADDPAIWVHPHDPSRSIVLGTLKQGGLAAFDLDARTLQRVPAGPGGRFNNVDVVGDLAVVSDRGQDRIRVYRIDPRGAAAGAGVLRDVTDPATARVFPESGVGEQRTAYGLAAGRDPVTGIRWVAVTRRHETRVALLRLVDKPGGVGTAPLGVVDLPSSFGLPDGVTWSPCEEPGEGPQLEGSVLDGRTLYTAQEDVGIWRITVGPSGFGRPELVDRVRSYGVPQRWDDVAEECVPDGPDPGFGGKWLTADAEGLAVAHGTLFASSQGDSRFVVYGPGRTRDLRIVAGRGTDSVEHSDGSAISTAYLGRRFPHGLLVVHDGERRPAVGDSATTGFAFLRLEDAIPR